A genomic window from Canis lupus dingo isolate Sandy chromosome 13, ASM325472v2, whole genome shotgun sequence includes:
- the LOC112662062 gene encoding 60S ribosomal protein L17-like, translated as MVRYSLDPENPTKSCNSRGSNLRVHFKNTRETAQAIKGMHIRKATKYLKDVTLQKQCVPFHRYNGGVGRCAQAKQWGWTQGRWPKNSAEFLLHMLKNAESNAELKGLDVDSLVIEHIQVNKAPKMRRRTYRAHGRINPYMSSPCHIEMILTEKEQIVPKPEEEVAQKKKISQKKLKKQKLMARE; from the coding sequence ATGGTTCGCTACTCGCtggacccagaaaaccctacaaaatcatgcaactcaagaggttcaaatcttcgtgttcactttaagaacacacgtgaaactgcccaggccatcaagggtatgcatattcgaaaagccaccaagtatctgaaagatgtcactttgcagaagcagtgTGTGCCATTCCATCGCTACAATGGTGGAGTTGGTAGGTGTGCGcaggccaaacagtggggctggacacagggtcGGTGGCCCAAGAATagtgctgaatttttactgcacatgcttaaaaatgcggagagtaatgctgaacttaagggtttagatgtagattctctggtcattgagcacatccaggtgaaTAAAGCCCCCAAGATGCGACGTAGAACCTACAGGGCTCATGGCCGGATTAATCCATACAtgagctctccctgccacattgagatgattcttactgaaaaagagcagattgttcctaaaccagaagaggaggttgcacagaagaaaaagatatcccagaagaaactgaagaaacaaaaacttatggcccgggagtaa